Within the Candidatus Poribacteria bacterium genome, the region AGCACGGCTCTGCGAACGGCTGACGACCGTCAACTCGAGCGGCGACGCCTTGCCGAGGTAGGTGACGACTTGCTGAGCGATCTCGCCGGTCCCGATTAGCACGAGGCGCTTTGACGAGAGCGGGCCCAGCTCGCGAGCTAGCATATCGGACGATGCCGACGCCAACGAGATGGAGCCGACGCCGATGGCAGTGTCCGTGCGAACGCGCTTCACGACGTGCATGCAGCGGTGAAACACCTCGCTCATGAACACGCCGACGGCTCCGCACTGCCGAGCCACGTCGAACGACAGCTTCACCTGTCCGAGGATCTCGGGCTCGCCGAGCACCAGCGAATCCAGTCCGCTCGCAACGCGGAACAGGTGACCGATCGCATCCTCGTCTCGACGTTCGTACCAGTACGTCTCGTCGTTCACGATCTCCGGGTCCACGAAGCGCTGGAGCACCCTCGACATGACGGGCGAGTGGCTCAGCGAATCGCCTCCGGCGATGTAGAACTCCGTCCGGTTGCACGTCGTCAGAACGAGGGCTTCCGGCACGCCCCCTTCCGAGAAGGCGTCGAAGATCCGGGCGAGCTCGTCCACCTGGAACGCGAGCTGCTCCCGAACCTCGACGGGTGCCGTGTTGTGGTTCATCCCGCGCACATAACAATGCACGTCTTTGCTCCCGGTCCGGCGTATGGACCTCTCCGAGGAGCCACCCGCCCCAGTCGCGCCCAGCGCCTGGCGCGCGTTCAGTCGGCGGATGCCGCCTCCAACTGGGCATCCGATCGGTGCTGTCGCAGCCACGTCTCGTATGCGCCCGTGAAGTACTGGAGCCGTATCTTCTTGAACTCCCGGACGCTGTAAAGCATCGCGTAGTCCGTGATACCGGTCTTGTCGCTGATCGCCGCCGCAACTGCCTCGCAGTCCTCTCGCGACCGCGCATGGATCATCGAGAAGACGCTGTAGGGCCAATCCTCGTACGTGGGGCGGCGGTAGCAGTGACTGACATTCCGAAAGCCAGCCATAATCTCTCCGGCTGCTTCGCACTGCTCCGCAGGAACCACCCACACGCCCATCGCATTCACATTGTAGCCAGCCGCTTGGTGGCGCAAGATCGCGGCGAACCGCCGCATCACCTTGCGCGCGGCGAGATCGTCTGCCATCGCGAACAGCTCGGATGGGCTCATGCCGAGCTCGGATGCAGGCTGCGCAAACGGCGTCGTGCAGTATTCCATGTTGCGCTGCATGACGCGGACGAACGCGCATTCCTGCGCAGTGAGCTCACTCGCCTGGTGTTTCACGTCGCGTCGGAACCCCTTGTCGCTCGAGGTCGCCGTCGCCGCCATCGTTCCGGTCATGTCGAGCTTCACGCCGATCTTGTAGAGAACCAGGGTCGGCAGCATCCGGTACGTGCATCCCGACT harbors:
- a CDS encoding glutamyl-tRNA reductase, encoding MRVRPRHAAQHGILHDAVCAACIRARHEPIRAVRDGRRSRRAQGDAAVRRDLAPPSGWLQCECDGRVGGSCGAVRSSRRDYGWLSECQSLLPPPHVRGLALQRLLDDPCAVARGLRGSCGGDQRQDRYHGLRDALQRPGVQEDTAPVLHGRIRDVAATAPIGCPVGGGIRRLNARQALGATGAGGSSERSIRRTGSKDVHCYVRGMNHNTAPVEVREQLAFQVDELARIFDAFSEGGVPEALVLTTCNRTEFYIAGGDSLSHSPVMSRVLQRFVDPEIVNDETYWYERRDEDAIGHLFRVASGLDSLVLGEPEILGQVKLSFDVARQCGAVGVFMSEVFHRCMHVVKRVRTDTAIGVGSISLASASSDMLARELGPLSSKRLVLIGTGEIAQQVVTYLGKASPLELTVVSRSQSRAERLAGEHGATPMTMSGIESLLARADGVVCATSSSAPVVDASMLAPIMAQRNHPVVLIDLAHPRNVDPDVRSLSDVRLYAMDDLRIVVDQNLDRRRAELPQAEAIIARETAQLATWHRSRPLMQTVKDFRAQFEEIRQEELKRLRSKLSDLEWDAADEASRRIVAKLLHRPTLALKAMDPNDPQDREKLELLAAVFGLSCHT